From the genome of Paralichthys olivaceus isolate ysfri-2021 chromosome 4, ASM2471397v2, whole genome shotgun sequence:
gattgaatttaaagggactgttgggtgGAGGTTTGTGCAGTCGGTGGAGGTTTGTGTACTTCTGAGCCATCCTAGTTTTAAAAAGAATgagtattaaaaaaatatattcaatcaTAGTAGAAGCCTCTTACTGTAATTACATGCTAAGGTATGTCAAGGAGTTTGTTCTGCTTTAGGCATCTAATGTTTTGACTTGATCTTCCATGCAGACTCATTGGCTGGTATCTTCCAGGCAGCGGGGATCCAAGATATCCGTCAGTATTATTACTGGGATGATAAGCTGCGGTGCATTTGTTTGGAGAAGCTTCTGCAGGATCTGGAGAGGGCTCCTGAGCAAAGTGTTGTTGTCCTGTCAGCGTCTGCCCATTATCCAACCGGAGCAGATCTCTCTCAGGATCAGTGGGCTGTGATTACACAACTAATCATGGTATCGACACAACTACAGTCTTTAACAATGGCTAAAATGATTTTTATCAGACAAGTAGGACTTCACTGCTGCTTGGTTCATCATTTGCTGTCTTGGCACTGTTTCAACAGAGGCGCAGGCTCTTCCCTTTCCTCTTGCTGCCTGCTCAGGCGCTCTGCTATGCAGATTTAAAATGGGATGCCTGGCCTGTACAGCTCTGTGCATCACAAGGCATGGAGCTCCTTTGTGCTCAGTCGTTCTCCCACTGCTTTGGCCTATACGGTAAGAGTAATGCTAAATATACATCTGATTTCAAGGATTAATGTGTGCGTCTCTTATGGTCATAGGAACCCCTCTTTGCAAAGTTAGCCCATACAACAAAATAAGTCTGTAATCTGTGACCTTAAATTAACTGAATTCAACACTGTTCTGCTTTTAAAGGAAACACTGCATCAATCCTTGCTCGATTGTTCCACAGAAGGAACATGCTCATAGTATCAAGTcacattttctgttgctttCCAATGATTGCTttcttgagagagagagagagagctctgcCTTGTGTAACTCATCATGAGGCAGATCATCTCTTTGCTTTATGCTTGTGTCTCTATGAACCTTGATTCACTCGCCCAAAACTGAGTGacttatttcattttctcagcCAACTTTTTTTCAGCAGTAATAAAGTAATGTTACTGAAAAAAAATAGTGTTTTGCAGCAGGCTCATCTTCTTGTTCTTCACCCTCATCAGGTGAGGCTGTGGGTCACCTCCTGTGCGTGTTCAAGCAGAGCTCCCTCCTGTTATCTCTGCAGTCTCAAGCTGTCAAGTTAGTCAGGTCACTGTGGGCCTGGCCATCTGTGGGAGGAGCAGATGTTGTCGCCACTGTGCTCAGTAACCCAGCCCATCTTGCTGAATGGTGAGTCAAGCTCCACGCACATAACTGATCTGTGTTTGAAAAGTGTGGCCTGGACAGCAGCATCACTACTGTGTCAATAGATGCATGAAGTGATAGCTGGACTCCTTGGGCGATTCCTTCATGCACACAATGCTTCAAAATGTTAAACTGCCGGTGTCCTAAGCATTTGATGCAAATATTGTCCCCCAGGCAGGGAGAAGTTAAGCACATGGTTGAGAGATGTAAGCTGATCAGAGACATTTTGAGAGAGAAGCTGAGGCTTCTGGGAACTCCAGGCTGCTGGGACCACCTGACACAACAAGGTGGACTCTACTGTTGTATAGGTTTGAATGGTGAGGAGCAAACTGTTTCTGGGGCTATTTTTCTAATAATCTATAGCAGGTGAGTGACAGCATTACGGAACACAGCTGATATTCCAATACTTTCTTATCTCCTCTGATACATCCTTTAAAAATCAATAACTGGAACGCTTGGGGCATTTTTATAgattcatgattttgaaagcctgATATTCTGGCTGCGTTTGAAtacaatataattattatattttagacCTTCCAAACCATTTTAGCTTACTTTATGCCTGAAAACCACAGGCTTTAACTGTAATCAGTGTACTctaaattaatatttatgatCTTGGCATCCCACAGATGTTTTACAGTCTCTAATTTATCAACATTAGATATGATTACTGCCCCTTTATGCCAGATggaattttctttaaataagaCCAGTATTTTCCaatgaaataacagaaatattATCATAACAACCTCTGAGTATTTTCTGtacttcttgtgtttttttggtCTGTTTTAGATCAGCAGGTGGAATTTCTGGCAAAGAGGAGACATGTGTACCTCCTTCCCAGTGGCTGTCTGAATGTGAGTGCAATCAACGGCCGTAACCTGAAATACATATCTGAGTCCATTCATCTGGCCCTGACCACTTCACCATGACCACATGGCTTTTGAAATCACGATCtgaaatctgtgtcacaggggCTTTCAAGCTTCACTCAAACAATGAAATGCTCTGTTGCTAGTTTTCCTGTGATTATTATAACAGATGTTGCCATCACTAAgtaaatgttaatataaaaaatgtagaGGAGGGTGATTGCATATCAAAAAAACGCTGCTGATTTTTAATGATAGAAGTTTAGTCATTAGTTTCTTTGACTTGACTGTGAGGCCCTTCAACAATACAATATGTGCTGTGATTGTTTTCAGTAAatgttcctcctctgtttttgATGTTTAACTTGTTAAAACCTCTAAGGCTACAgccatcagctgctgcaggttggCAAAGGTAACAAAATGCAACAGCCACCACTTCTATGTTCTAAAAATTAACCAAGGTCCAGACCATAGATCGTATAAAAAGATGGGCAAAATGAAAGCTCCTCAAAAGCGAAGCCAAATCAtcggtggttggctgcagtattagtcataaaccccacctccagCGTGTTAACATATAtgcatgggccaaactaaaaggtCACAGTACATTACAAATTTTACTTAaaaattgtttctgtcattttaggaacAGCTCCTAAACCGATGCTTGTTAAAGTGCTAATTGTTCTGATAAGTTTGAAGGTAAAACCTCTTGATTGAACGCTGACACCAACTTGTGATTGGTCCAGTGTATGTACAAGCAGAAACTCGATACTGCAGCTCCGCCCCATAAATCTAGCTTTAAATGACCTCAAAAGTCCAAGATGGCGGAGTccgtatctgggatattttggctttatttttgtacaatgggagAAAGTGAAGATGCATCATCcgtctttatatactgtctatagTCCAGACCCATTACCTGACCAGAAAGACTAGAAAGGCCACATTTTCAAACCCCTAAATCAGGACCCCTACATGCACGCATACATTTCCATCAAAAGGCATTTTCATCAGGGTGGGGAACAATTATTTGAGTATTCAGCACAAATTTGCACCATCAACACCATGGACACTATGACTCCAGCTATTTCCCACTGTGTCCATTCTTATAGATTAaattaatgctaagctaagaggCTCCTGGCTGTAGCATActgtatttaaaggtacagtgtgtaaattTTTGTGATatatagttttgaaattgcatgttgcagctgaacacccctcacctcaccctccccttgcaaacatgaaaaagaacctgtggtagcttcagttgacataaaaactcaaaaggttttagtttgttcagtctggactaatgtaaaaaacatggcggcctccatagagaggactccctcgatgtaaatataatgtatttaaaataaaggaccttttctggggtaaagaaaactacaattcagacaatttagatgaaacaaactcgtgaaaacatcatgaggattattctacattaaatttctgacaatagttccctttcacctaattcTTACACACTGGCCCTTTAACAGATAACAAGTGGTGTCAATCTTATTAAACTCTCAGCAACACAGTCTATCCCTATAAAATTGTTCCCTCATGTTCTGTATATGTCGGGCTTGTTTATGCTTGTAAAATGAATATGTGAATTTAGAGacgttatatattttttggggCTACACTCTGGATGTTGTTAGAAACAACAGGATCCGCAGATACCAGCACTATCTAATATAATATGAATCAAGAGCTTATCAGAGGCCCGAGGGTAACCTTTAGAGGGATAAGCCTTAGACAAGCAGCCATATATTTGGTGCTGCATTCAAAGCAAAAATGATGCTTCATGCATTCCTCTCAACTACAGTGAACAGCAGGCAGAGATATTTCAACATATTGAAAACATGTGCAGGGT
Proteins encoded in this window:
- the got1l1 gene encoding putative aspartate aminotransferase, cytoplasmic 2, encoding MSRPSGGRDEKRVNQNGGDPGGHHCEPINTHSATAAQAAEGPELGPDSKVLSVLKRDSQARRVDLTGTEYYSEEGKTFQLHLVGKIKQQLSADPTLCPEYPSSLGLTEFTRRATEGALGRSSRAIVESRVLGVQTPGFTAAVRLGAELLRHCLDVGAAWCGPVYLSSPCDDSLAGIFQAAGIQDIRQYYYWDDKLRCICLEKLLQDLERAPEQSVVVLSASAHYPTGADLSQDQWAVITQLIMRRRLFPFLLLPAQALCYADLKWDAWPVQLCASQGMELLCAQSFSHCFGLYGEAVGHLLCVFKQSSLLLSLQSQAVKLVRSLWAWPSVGGADVVATVLSNPAHLAEWQGEVKHMVERCKLIRDILREKLRLLGTPGCWDHLTQQGGLYCCIGLNDQQVEFLAKRRHVYLLPSGCLNVSAINGRNLKYISESIHLALTTSP